The nucleotide sequence CCAAGGAAGAACCGAGAAGGGGAAGAAATATGTTACAGAGCGTTTTGATTATCGAATATGGAGATTGGAGTAGaaagcgtttttttttttttttaggagtATGGTTTAGGAAAGATATTAAACTGATTGAGAtatgagaatatttttttacgttAGTAAAGGAAAACGCATTTAGTAATTGTGTTTGACATTAACGTTATTTTCTCATTTTGGTAAGTAAATCCTAATGTATTTATGGACCATTTGGGTTTGTCATAAACCTTATGGATTTGCGATATGGGAATATATTCACACTATTCTTTGGATTTAAGTCAATCAAATTAggttaagaaaaaataacatgTTGATCCAGATTATTTAAACACTATGATATTTGAcaaatatcatgcatgcaatctaatcattgaaaaattaaaaacgctGAAAAATCAAAATGAGAGAAACCATTGTCTAGGAAAAAACTCTCATAATCCAAAGACATAATGAAAAAACCATGCATGCAATTGTAAAGAGACAAACACGTAAACTGAATAGATGCTGCAATCTCTGAGAACTGTCGCGAGAACCCTAGTTCCCACATTTAGGGCGTTTAACTCTCTCCAGCTCAGAACTATCACAGGTTCTCTTACTCCCATCTGCTGAATCCACACGGTTTTCAGATGTTTCCTCAGACGTGGCAGCAGTATGGTTATCTTCCGAAGACACTGTGGTTGGCTGAGGGTCTAGTGGGAGGATCTTGGTCACGGTAAGAGATCGGGTCTTACCTGAAAAGTTATGCTCTGTGACTTTGACACAAAACTTGTGCTTCTGACCTATGGTGCTGATTAGAGCTTCCGGAACTGGCGCCTCAAGGTTAACTCCTTCGTTGCCATTAGCCTGACATTCAATCAAAACAGGGTCAGGCTTATACGTTTAAGAGATTAGCATgatgaaaagaaaacaacatctgCCCAAAACGTTTCAGAGcttatatacttataaaaagttACCTCAAAATAGCTTCTGACTAACTCTGATGCTGGCTTCCCAGTCAGCTCACGACCAGCATCACCAAGAAGCACAAAGACAGCTTGATCACTGTTGTCATAAACGGATATCTTTGACAGGTACCTGCCATGAAAGAATGAGAACGTAACTCCAATAAAAACTTAATTGAAGTTCAGGTTAGAGTTCTTACTGTGGAACACCAGATGCATTAACCTTTCCACACTTCTTGCTTGTACAGATCAACGAAGTTGGACCGTTGATAACCTTAGAATGGCACCCACTGCAAGCAATGTAATACCAAGAACAACCATGCACGACGTCATCGATCGTAGCCGTGCACTCAAAGAAGGCATCCTGCGTATATGcataagaatataaatttcTCTTAGTGATTGAAGTTTTATAGATTGAGTTTACCTTTGCGGATTCTTGCTCGATGTAGGAGAATATTTCCCCTATAGTCATTGTCTCACGTTTGGTGACTACCTCTGCATTAACCTGCTCAGCAATTGCGGGATTAGAGCCCAACCTGAGATAGAGTAAAAAAATTTGAGTTAGTCAGTCAACGCAGTGAGGTAACGCGAGCACTTCATTCAGAAAAAAGAGTAAAAGCAAAACACATAAACGCTTACCAACTGAAGTAGTCTATTGTAGGTTGGACTTCATAGTCCATAAACACACGCGAAGATGACATTGAGGTCAAGGCCAGAGTACCTGTTGTCACATGAAAAAACCCAACTAAAGAACACAAAATGCTGATATATAAATGTAAGAAACCTATATCATAGATAAAAATCAGAACCTCCGAGAGTCTTCGTGTTGACGGTCGTGACCAGTAACACAGTGGGTGTGCCCTCGTACGAATTGAACTTTTTGCAGAAGTCTCTTGCAGCCTGATCCCAAAGGTATAGCTTCATGACCGGTCCACTGAAAAACGATACTACGTAAGTAATAGGAGTAAGGAGAAGTAGTTTTCAGAAAATAATGTACACGTACTCATGTGATTGGACATGAATAAGAACACGCCTTGCTTTTGCTATCTCCACTTCATCAAGAACCGGTGCCTCAACGATACTCTGACCGTTAACCAACTTCATGTGGCCAACAACATCTAGGCAAACATCACAATAGTTACATCTATATTAAAATTCATCAATTTAATGAATCAcagccaaaaaatatatatatatattgtcaaCTTTTTCTGTCTAACAAATGTTATAAACTTTAAGTTTAAAAGAATCTAAGCAATCCTAATAATCCAAGTTTTTACGTATGAAACAACATGTATTCacaattctattttttaaagCATATATTTCTTTACGGATGCTAAAACAAAACATTGATTCAACCAATTATCAAGCAACTAAACTAAAATCCAAGTTTTTACGTATGAAACAACATGTATTTacaattctattttttaaagCATATGTTTCTTTACGGATGCTAAAACAAAACATTGATTCAACCTATTATCAAGCAACTAAACTAAAATCCAAGTTTTTACGTATGAAACAACATGTATTTATAATTCTATCTTTTTAAAGCATATATTTCTTTACGGATGTTAAAACAAAACATTGATTCAACCAATTATCAAGCaactaaactaaaaataacGTTGGGAATCATAGAGCTTACCGTAGAGGTCTCCTTTGAGGTCGCAGTTCGCTTGAAACTCTTCATATGAATGGAACCGGAAACTGTCCGCATCAAAATGAGTGGGACAGTTTAGAAGAACCTTCAACTCCGAGTTCCATGAGAACGACACTGTAACGGTATGATCAGCAACCCGAAACACCGATTTGTTTCTGGATCCGTAGAAGTTGTTGAGTTTGTAAACAGAGCCTCGCTTCATATCAGGCAGATATTTTTCAATACGCCCTGGGGAAATAAATCCTTGAATAACAGTTCCCTGCGA is from Brassica napus cultivar Da-Ae chromosome A4, Da-Ae, whole genome shotgun sequence and encodes:
- the LOC125608375 gene encoding uncharacterized protein LOC125608375, with the translated sequence MGLFGFWSGLMGFARFVLWPVLQLKPRSTEARSGVSPSLHHFSSSSPLCFHHPIPRDRFLSINFAFNSSLWFLFIFPLSSSFIYCFFTRLQIKTLETLSMAMKPHGKSIMSSDSDEKSVFFKDLSLGPNEAQLKFRLIHFWEAWNPVKKTLIGMEMLLIDEQGTVIQGFISPGRIEKYLPDMKRGSVYKLNNFYGSRNKSVFRVADHTVTVSFSWNSELKVLLNCPTHFDADSFRFHSYEEFQANCDLKGDLYDVVGHMKLVNGQSIVEAPVLDEVEIAKARRVLIHVQSHDGPVMKLYLWDQAARDFCKKFNSYEGTPTVLLVTTVNTKTLGGTLALTSMSSSRVFMDYEVQPTIDYFSWLGSNPAIAEQVNAEVVTKRETMTIGEIFSYIEQESAKDAFFECTATIDDVVHGCSWYYIACSGCHSKVINGPTSLICTSKKCGKVNASGVPQYLSKISVYDNSDQAVFVLLGDAGRELTGKPASELVRSYFEANGNEGVNLEAPVPEALISTIGQKHKFCVKVTEHNFSGKTRSLTVTKILPLDPQPTTVSSEDNHTAATSEETSENRVDSADGSKRTCDSSELERVKRPKCGN